The following proteins are encoded in a genomic region of Gossypium hirsutum isolate 1008001.06 chromosome D05, Gossypium_hirsutum_v2.1, whole genome shotgun sequence:
- the LOC107904015 gene encoding uncharacterized protein, producing the protein MWAIEHPTFSALTRPLCDQYSLIPPLLVATHKKLRMDRNQRQTAIFGVVASVLAFGALWIKKLETMKEIASRPCVNRDYERENYINSILYSGDQHCIDVIRMRPIAFFNLCDILSRNHLLQSTKSVNIREQVIIFLHIIGHNVRFRVIGSRYYRSTETVHRYFRVVLRAILKLYRLVIRLPNESNPSEIRNNPRFYPYFKDCIGALDGTHIRASVPLSIKEDFVAVKGGRHKMYWLPLHLI; encoded by the exons ATGTG GGCTATTGAGCACCCAACTTTTTCAGCACTTACAAGACCATTGTGTGATCAGTATTCACTTATTCCTCCCCTTCTAGTTGCAACGCATAAGAAACTCAGG atggatcgtaatCAACGTCAAACTGCAATTTTCGGAGTcgtggcttcagttttagcttttggggctctttggattaaaaaattagaaactaTGAAGGAAATTGCTTCTCGCCCTTgtgtgaatcgagattatgaaagagaaaattatattaatagtattttatatagtggtgaccagcattgtattgatgtgataaggatgagaccgatcgccttttttaatttgtgtgatattcttagtaggaATCATTTGTTACAATCAACAAAATCTGtgaatattagggagcaagtaattatatttttacatataattggtcataatgtaaggtttcgagtgattggatctagatattatagatcaactgaGACAGTTCACCgttactttagggttgtattgagagctattttgaaattgtatagactagttattagattacctaATGAGTCAAATCCTAGTGAAATtagaaacaatccaaggttttatccttattttaaagattgtattggagcattagatggaactcatattcgtgcatccgttccacttagtatcaaggaagatttcgtagccgtaaaggggggacgacacaaaatgtattggctgccattacatttgatttaa